In candidate division TA06 bacterium, a single window of DNA contains:
- a CDS encoding cobalamin-binding protein, with the protein MVGNFFVLMAVIRRIQTGSYIVVLALFLCAGCAEETGEDHLTFTFTDDRGKEVVLPSPVRRIISLAPSFTEIVYALGAEEKLVGVTTYCDYPQEAALEPKVGDFLNPSIERVIAMKPDCVLATAPSQARTIDRLEKLGLNVVQLNPESILGVERCIVQIGEILDRKDAADSLVDQFRGSIRRMRHLTSSIENKKRVFLEMDTNPLVSPGPASFVGELLTLAGGENVVQSNSRYPVVNPEFVIKEDPEVIIIANPAVSPEEVKSRLGWGTISAIRWGRVYSIEAGKISRPGPRAVKGAEELFRLIYQTSEKSESEG; encoded by the coding sequence ATGGTCGGGAATTTTTTTGTGCTCATGGCTGTGATTCGCAGGATTCAGACCGGCAGTTACATAGTGGTTCTCGCCCTCTTTCTCTGTGCTGGGTGTGCAGAAGAGACGGGAGAAGATCACCTCACTTTCACTTTCACTGATGACAGGGGAAAAGAGGTGGTCCTTCCAAGTCCGGTTAGAAGGATCATTTCCCTCGCTCCTTCCTTCACCGAGATAGTCTACGCGCTCGGCGCGGAGGAGAAACTTGTCGGAGTGACCACATATTGCGACTATCCTCAAGAAGCAGCCCTGGAACCAAAAGTGGGCGATTTTCTCAATCCAAGTATTGAAAGAGTCATTGCGATGAAACCCGACTGCGTCCTTGCCACAGCCCCCAGTCAGGCCAGGACCATTGACAGGCTGGAGAAGCTGGGATTGAACGTGGTCCAATTGAATCCAGAATCAATCCTGGGCGTGGAGAGGTGCATTGTCCAGATTGGTGAGATACTGGACAGAAAAGACGCTGCTGATTCTCTGGTCGATCAGTTCAGGGGTTCAATCCGACGGATGAGACATTTGACATCTTCGATTGAGAATAAGAAGAGGGTTTTCCTGGAGATGGACACCAATCCGCTCGTTTCCCCGGGTCCGGCATCTTTTGTGGGTGAGCTCTTAACTCTTGCTGGCGGTGAGAACGTAGTCCAATCAAATTCCAGGTATCCGGTCGTCAATCCTGAGTTTGTGATCAAAGAAGATCCCGAAGTGATTATTATTGCCAACCCGGCGGTCTCACCAGAAGAAGTGAAATCGCGGCTCGGATGGGGGACAATCAGCGCAATCAGATGGGGGAGAGTCTACAGTATAGAGGCTGGCAAGATTTCGCGGCCAGGGCCAAGGGCTGTCAAAGGCGCTGAGGAACTATTCAGGCTCATCTACCAAACGAGCGAAAAATCTGAGTCAGAGGGATAG
- a CDS encoding iron ABC transporter permease, with the protein MVRKKWTHLLFLSILLVVVAFVSMGIGPSWVSSISIYRVRFPRVVLGIFAGSSLALIGAALQGILKNPLADPYILGVSSGAAFGAALAIVLRIAASLLTPIFGFLGAILAIVAVYSLARSEGRIPKDTLLLSGVLVGFFFSALVMLLMVMAKSELHQITYLLMGNLGFIFGRRDVPVFAAFAMVVIVCGVIIYSRSREMNILSLGEEGARQLGVETEKLKMMVFVTSSLVVGSVVAFCGAIGFIGLMVPHIARIIVGPDHRRLIVASLLLGGTFLLIADAIARTVAPVELPVGVITAIFGVPFFGYLLKRRRTRFD; encoded by the coding sequence ATGGTGCGCAAAAAGTGGACACATCTTCTCTTTCTTTCCATCCTTCTCGTGGTTGTAGCCTTTGTTTCCATGGGAATCGGACCTTCTTGGGTTTCCTCCATAAGTATTTACAGGGTCAGGTTTCCAAGAGTTGTACTGGGCATATTTGCCGGCTCATCGCTTGCATTGATAGGAGCAGCCCTCCAGGGCATACTCAAGAATCCTCTTGCTGATCCCTATATCCTGGGAGTTTCAAGCGGGGCAGCATTTGGAGCAGCCCTGGCCATAGTGTTGAGAATAGCGGCTTCTCTGTTGACGCCCATCTTTGGATTTCTGGGGGCCATACTGGCGATTGTGGCGGTGTACAGCCTTGCAAGGTCGGAGGGGCGCATACCGAAGGATACTCTCCTGCTCAGCGGAGTCCTCGTTGGCTTCTTCTTTTCCGCACTGGTCATGCTCTTGATGGTGATGGCCAAGTCTGAACTTCACCAGATTACCTACCTTCTTATGGGAAACCTGGGATTCATTTTCGGCAGGAGAGATGTTCCCGTTTTTGCCGCGTTTGCGATGGTGGTGATCGTGTGTGGAGTCATCATCTACTCGCGTTCGCGGGAGATGAATATACTGTCGCTGGGAGAAGAGGGGGCGAGACAGCTAGGCGTAGAAACTGAGAAACTGAAGATGATGGTTTTCGTCACATCTTCTCTAGTTGTAGGTTCAGTAGTTGCTTTTTGTGGGGCTATTGGGTTCATCGGGCTGATGGTCCCGCACATCGCACGCATCATCGTGGGACCAGACCACAGAAGACTGATAGTCGCCTCTCTGCTTCTGGGAGGCACTTTTCTTCTCATTGCTGATGCAATCGCCAGGACAGTCGCGCCTGTTGAGCTTCCTGTTGGTGTGATAACGGCGATTTTTGGGGTTCCATTTTTTGGATACTTGCTGAAAAGGAGACGGACACGCTTTGATTAG
- a CDS encoding ABC transporter ATP-binding protein translates to MIRVHNVNVSYDGILALDGLCLSVANGEFAGLIGPNGCGKSTLVRVVSGIIKPDEGSVELNDKPLSEMSRNEIARTVAVVPQESHFFLDFSCLDIVLMGRNPYLRRFQAETEKDYEVTLDAMSVTDTTHLRERGINEISGGEKQRIVIARALAQRPRVLLLDEPTAHLDIDHEIEIFDLLKRLNREGLTIIVVSHDLNLAAEFCGRILLMVKGKVAAEGRPENVIAPQVLKSVYGSRIVVEKNPKTGAPHVLLAPEHGGEDDEEGS, encoded by the coding sequence TTGATTAGAGTACACAACGTTAACGTGTCATACGATGGTATTCTTGCTCTTGATGGTCTCTGCTTGAGTGTGGCCAATGGCGAGTTCGCAGGGCTGATAGGTCCCAATGGGTGCGGGAAATCGACTCTGGTGAGGGTGGTATCGGGCATAATAAAACCTGACGAGGGATCCGTTGAGCTGAACGACAAACCCCTGTCGGAGATGTCCAGGAATGAAATAGCTAGAACTGTGGCTGTGGTTCCTCAGGAGAGCCACTTCTTTCTCGACTTCAGTTGCCTTGACATAGTGTTGATGGGCAGAAACCCATATCTTCGAAGGTTTCAAGCAGAGACTGAAAAGGATTATGAGGTTACACTGGATGCGATGAGTGTGACTGACACGACGCATCTCAGGGAGAGAGGGATAAACGAAATCTCCGGGGGTGAGAAGCAGAGGATCGTAATAGCAAGGGCTCTTGCACAAAGACCCAGAGTTCTTCTGCTTGATGAGCCGACGGCACATCTGGATATAGACCATGAGATTGAAATCTTCGATCTGCTGAAGAGGTTGAATAGAGAAGGGCTGACCATAATCGTCGTCTCGCATGATTTGAATCTCGCTGCGGAGTTCTGTGGTCGAATCCTCTTAATGGTTAAGGGCAAAGTGGCCGCTGAAGGAAGACCGGAAAATGTTATCGCACCACAGGTCTTGAAGAGCGTGTATGGTTCAAGAATTGTGGTTGAAAAAAATCCCAAAACAGGTGCTCCACATGTTCTTCTTGCGCCTGAGCATGGAGGTGAGGATGATGAAGAGGGTAGTTGA
- a CDS encoding TonB-dependent receptor: protein MVQELWLKKIPKQVLHMFFLRLSMEVRMMKRVVEMIVILLLPYICLAAEESSVVDSLDQIPVYEMPGITVTATRVPHRLSDVPLGAEVITASEIEESGASDVGELLRSGVGVDVKSYGYLGSASSISIRGSASGQVLVLVDGRPINSVSLGVADLSEVTLSDVRRVEVVRGPVSSLWGANALGGVVNIITGFTSEKTSSKATAEFGSLRKQNYSATATSYFGDFGLNLSTSWRSADGERDNSDYEGRKFSGKIGYSGMEWLNADLTGALERFELGLPGPIPDSISEYGNEDVSSLFDRQKNDKRYLDLSVEMKLSEKNRGRAKFYYDRREMDYHAVYDGWDSNTFSYYKAIEDDNYLTTVVGTNLQFEVLNAVNDGVVVGLDVAISKFDATQVVLNDSTKEKTVTRWTPSDTVLGIYVESHFHPTEMVGLIGSARYDRSWAYGDRISPNAGIIAQFSPRARAKFSIGQAFRAPTLNDLYWPESEWTGGNPDLRPEIGVGMELRVEYEPLELLNVASSVFRRDVENLIVWAPSSDYKWRPTNLNEFHSNGIEIEFELGPISDAKLKGHLTYNYAFQKDQEAGDREYDRSLVERRAAFIPKTKGHLSGSYKAPFGLDFLMDVEYTGRRVAYFEDYIGFNPVTVEKWLEDATVVNGNVGFNVGPQYFFIKVDNIFDSRYSEEFGYKLTDRDYPRPGRTFSYGMKIHLK, encoded by the coding sequence ATGGTTCAAGAATTGTGGTTGAAAAAAATCCCAAAACAGGTGCTCCACATGTTCTTCTTGCGCCTGAGCATGGAGGTGAGGATGATGAAGAGGGTAGTTGAGATGATTGTGATATTGCTGCTGCCGTATATTTGTCTTGCGGCTGAAGAGTCTTCTGTTGTAGACAGTCTCGACCAAATTCCAGTATATGAGATGCCGGGCATAACGGTCACTGCAACCAGAGTCCCCCACAGGCTTTCAGATGTTCCTCTTGGAGCTGAGGTGATAACTGCATCGGAGATTGAAGAAAGCGGGGCGTCTGACGTTGGGGAACTCCTGAGGAGTGGTGTGGGCGTTGACGTTAAGAGCTATGGGTATTTGGGTTCAGCGTCTTCCATATCTATTCGCGGCTCTGCGTCAGGTCAGGTGCTTGTCTTGGTGGATGGCAGGCCCATCAACTCTGTTTCTCTTGGCGTAGCAGACCTGAGCGAAGTCACCTTGTCCGATGTTAGAAGAGTTGAAGTGGTGAGGGGTCCTGTGTCCAGCCTGTGGGGCGCGAATGCACTCGGGGGGGTGGTGAACATCATAACCGGTTTCACGAGCGAGAAGACATCATCGAAAGCGACTGCCGAGTTTGGTTCCCTTAGAAAGCAGAACTACAGCGCAACTGCAACAAGCTACTTCGGAGATTTCGGCCTTAATCTATCGACTTCGTGGAGGAGCGCGGATGGTGAGCGCGACAACAGCGACTATGAGGGACGGAAGTTCTCTGGGAAGATTGGCTATTCCGGCATGGAATGGCTGAATGCAGACCTGACCGGCGCGCTTGAGCGTTTTGAACTCGGCCTGCCTGGCCCGATCCCCGATTCTATTTCCGAATACGGCAACGAAGATGTTAGTTCATTGTTTGACCGTCAGAAGAATGATAAGCGGTATCTTGATCTATCCGTTGAGATGAAGCTGAGCGAAAAGAATAGAGGAAGAGCCAAGTTTTACTATGACAGAAGGGAGATGGACTATCATGCAGTCTATGATGGCTGGGACTCAAACACCTTCTCTTACTACAAAGCGATTGAAGATGATAACTACCTGACAACTGTTGTGGGAACGAATCTTCAGTTCGAGGTGTTGAATGCCGTCAATGACGGAGTAGTTGTGGGCCTTGATGTGGCCATTTCAAAGTTCGATGCAACACAGGTCGTATTGAATGACAGCACCAAGGAAAAGACAGTAACCCGTTGGACCCCTTCTGACACAGTGTTAGGAATCTATGTCGAGAGCCACTTTCATCCAACTGAGATGGTTGGCCTAATCGGCAGCGCCAGGTATGATAGAAGCTGGGCTTACGGTGACCGGATAAGCCCCAATGCCGGGATCATAGCCCAATTTTCCCCCCGTGCTCGCGCAAAGTTTTCGATAGGCCAGGCGTTCCGTGCGCCCACGCTGAACGACCTGTACTGGCCTGAATCGGAATGGACAGGTGGGAACCCGGACTTGAGACCTGAGATAGGTGTAGGAATGGAACTGCGGGTTGAGTATGAGCCGCTGGAACTGTTGAACGTCGCTAGCTCTGTGTTCCGAAGGGATGTTGAGAATTTGATCGTCTGGGCACCCTCCTCAGACTACAAATGGCGCCCCACAAACCTGAATGAGTTCCACAGCAATGGTATCGAAATTGAGTTTGAGCTGGGGCCGATCAGCGATGCAAAATTGAAGGGCCATCTCACGTATAACTATGCATTTCAGAAGGACCAGGAGGCAGGTGATCGTGAGTATGATCGGTCTTTGGTTGAAAGGCGTGCTGCGTTTATACCAAAAACCAAAGGGCACCTGAGCGGATCATATAAGGCTCCTTTTGGGCTCGACTTCTTGATGGATGTTGAATACACAGGCAGAAGAGTAGCCTACTTCGAGGACTATATTGGATTTAACCCAGTTACAGTTGAGAAATGGCTTGAGGATGCAACTGTCGTTAATGGCAATGTGGGTTTCAACGTGGGCCCTCAGTATTTCTTCATCAAAGTTGACAATATCTTCGATAGTAGATATTCAGAGGAGTTCGGGTACAAGCTAACCGACAGAGACTACCCGAGGCCAGGCCGCACATTCAGCTATGGAATGAAAATACATTTGAAATAA